The genomic DNA gtcacctgattatctggacaaactgacagctagaataacaaggatctgcaaagctgtcattgctgcacatggaggattttttgactagaactctttgaagtagtttaagaagttctgaacattgtaatggtaatttttcaagttattaatgtcctgactatacattgtgatcagttgaatgccactttggtgaattaaagtaccaatttctttccaaaagagcaaaatcagtacattattccaaacttctggcagCCAGTGTAcattgttaaagattactcaattcagtttgataAACATTTGTCATACAAttcaaatgtgtaaatattaaaacagactgatatatatatatatattgttattattattttgcagcaTCTCAAGAAACAAACTTGCACAATTTAAAACTGAGCCATCTAAATCTTTGTGTCCCATAGGTGACACTAattttgaaatgtgttaaaaCCTCACCGTGTTAAGAGACTCCTGTACAGTCTGAATTTCAGGCTTGATATGTTTGATGAGTTTCTCTACTGTCTCATTGCAGGCGATGGGACCACAGGGAGGGCCTTTCAAATCGAATCAGCATCATTAGTTTTAATTTGTGCTCCAGCATCatcttacatttcaaaataattttacttCAAATGACAAATTACTTTCTTATGGCAGAGATAAACGCGCTTCAACATAAGAATTCAAAATTTTGCTTAAATCTTTTTCAGTAATTCAAAGGGCCACACTGCTACCCAGTGTTCAGGATGAGAATTACACATACTGAGATGATATTTAGGGGAATTCTCTACCAAGGAAAAGAGAACAGCGCAAATCACATTTTCAGTTTCATTGTCCAGAGTGGAGAATTACTTTACCTTCATCCTCTTCTTCTTTAGCATCATCCTTCTTTCCCTCTTTCGCCTTTTTCTGTGCAAATAATATTTCATTAATGAGCTCAAGTCTAGACAGAAACATCATCAAACCACAGAACGGTGTTGTGACACAATACAGTAGATCTAGcatcaattaaataataataatatttttaaggtgaatattgcAGATTTGTCAATAATATAGAATGTTTTATGCTTGCCTCCTCTTTCTTCTTCCTCTTGAGCTCTTCTTTGGCAGGGTCTGGGATTGGGATTTCTAGAGGAGCCTTGATGACAGACAGATCCTTCAGACTATAGGATccctaaagacaaaaaaaaaaaacataacataaatacaaacaacaacaacagcagcagcagcagcattatACTCTAAGCTCCAGTATAATCTCTCTGCGCAGTCATAGCGACTGAACGTTGacagctgctctctctctctctctctctaaatacaTGTATGATTTCATACCTGCAACAGGTTGTCCATCTCTGCAATCTTCCCTGGGAAGAAGTTAGAGAGCAACTGTTCGGCCTTTTGAAAGGGataagacatttgtcattaacaTAACAACACTACAAACAATAACTATGATATCCCTTACAAATATACCTTGGTAAACATAGTTTCCACTAAAATACCATAGTTATTACAGTTATTGTAAAACCATAACACATTTATACTGTAAGGAGTTTCCTTCAAAACGGTGTAAGAACCTAGTGTAAATGTCTGtcattcctgtttgtttgttaatgACAGTGGTGGCTAATAGGAAGTTTCAACAGATTTACAATAGTCACAATAAATAGCTATGGTATTTTGGAAGACATTATGATTACCATGGTTAATGCTTTGCAAAGTATTAGAGGGTAACTGAAGGATTCTGTATATACCTCTTTAGTAATTTTTTGGGCGAATCCATCCACCTGCAATTTAGATAGGAAGTGTTAGTCAAACTTATCACACGCACTCAACACAGAAACACCACAAGTTTCATTATACTATGTTGGTAGATAGTCGACTCAAAATCAAATATTCTCGGCCAAACGACAGTCAGAAATAAGCTTAAAGCAGTTTTCAGGCCTTCGGTTTTTTTACCTGTTTTTTAGACGCGGGGCTCATGTCTAAGGAAGTCATTGCTGCAGAAATGTACCTTAGTGCAAAACTTTATGAAACCTTTTTGCAAATAAACGCTTATTGAATGTATTTATCCCAGTATATAACGTATCTAAATACGACAGAAAAGTAAATATCCAGTTGTCATCGACGAAACGACGAGAAGCCACTATTACTCAGCACAAagaatgaaaatgaaagtgaatttagTGTTGAATAAATATTTACCAATATGACCATAAGGAGGCGACAACAGAACAACGCCAGCGAACTAGAATAAAAGTCCTGCTATTTTGCCAACTAGAAAAAAATGGGGTAGAATAGGGTAATAGTGCACAGTCATGAGTAACTGACGCAAATTGTCTAGCTTTTGTTGAACTGGATTGAGATGCTTTTGGatgtgcttttatccaaagcaacagtaCATCGTACAACCTGGGGTTgctacaatttaaatatattcatcaTTAATATTTACATATGGAAGATGAATATAATGAACTCACCAAGTATGAGGGTTACGTTTAAAACGtcttccactacagattacagaataaatggtttaaaatgtaatttgtaacgtattccgttagatttaTTTATTCCGAAGATAAAGCCAACTGATCTTGTTTCaagggtttttagatatttttacatacatttttttttttataaaagttatcatcaagaataagatATTTGGTCTtacttgagagagaaaaaaagggatctaacattaattttcttgataaaaaaataataatatcttgcctggtaacaggtgcatgtaa from Xyrauchen texanus isolate HMW12.3.18 chromosome 41, RBS_HiC_50CHRs, whole genome shotgun sequence includes the following:
- the LOC127634322 gene encoding proteasome activator complex subunit 1-like; the protein is MTSLDMSPASKKQVDGFAQKITKEAEQLLSNFFPGKIAEMDNLLQGSYSLKDLSVIKAPLEIPIPDPAKEELKRKKKEEKKAKEGKKDDAKEEEDEGPPCGPIACNETVEKLIKHIKPEIQTVQESLNTVSIWLQLLIPRIEDGNNFGVSVQEKVFELFTNTRTKIEGFQTQISKYYSERGDAVAKASKQPHVGDFRQLVHELDQHQYCELRIVVLEIRNIYAVLYDVITKNLDKIKKPRGDLSSKALIY